In a single window of the Drosophila miranda strain MSH22 chromosome XL, D.miranda_PacBio2.1, whole genome shotgun sequence genome:
- the LOC108154240 gene encoding uncharacterized protein LOC108154240 isoform X1, whose protein sequence is MQTLGEHEHQPKTTTVSIPFGFGFVLLAALFYCVFGFLRRPLRRWRRRMQRMSRGNNSGRRRHMHAHVYRRARTHTRHVQRIGIEFEQLPKLILRLFTQKSVMNHLRVHKFKIGGKDSSAVSAAVAVAADPSDNNNGNHTNNNNNQNGNGGGGAKGFLTRIKRYSVLGNKLSRRHLGSLNLQSSAAGAERGADGERLGSGQSPGKTISGSYNMTGSHSEDHRLEIGAPVLISTTTLDTDRFDVTEARLKQIGGGIAQTSTIVRTLTPRSSDEEEFLDARCTQLDRDERDEAEEFQTPIHQPQEEEHEEPQPQKEEPAPQKEVESQPQRHSQEDLQEDLLEEEEEKMVMPPMRRANIARQQQAMSVQNLHRTELKVYLHKSPSMTLDMNVTAPGHLGPGLNMPELPELYGDSKLSLAASDRDNNKENTPVDGMPIANGGGGFLSQQSRFKSIESFQLHSRSKRSSSQPSSKQSSKMSLDCSVHSFDFDFKSVSYQSLNAQNLMVSIDELQEITRQINETEDFTKEVDLEYCEHRDQLRPSERRITLLKNKNQTLIHFNQQKEKLRKGWHGMKHWLGEEGTRLKEAVRQQTPLKRLARSRSNLNQSTTDASRLSISPERNTRDTTESCEDITNRTELDSSMSQRALSDEDLSPNAKRFKDEGQNGFEELRRYIKQGGDFSKELIFVLQERADSELIYSKSLSKLANKLNKAGREIPGSVADAWRGVATEMESRSDIHRQLAASLTDELVKPLKVVVESHHKARKAVESTVDKAARVLSEWRITEAKAKKASHTAARENEKLQDAMLDVRIQKSPSIAMLHQGPNKISAEKELKNAEKDCVKLDNKRKKAEEAVKRADVEYYTMCVRAERARVDWEMAVLRGSSQLQTNEQQRLANMHNFAQQYGRLISDINPILGGLTCRLQPQLDACNVDKDMLVVSNIRHHSEGPSEQLLPDFYCEHTTLAMNRERRKHALIKLLQLVKTDLERERKSRDGLRGLSQSLNNQENQNITDKLYHIRSMLTYLEGSRIKLQSALLELDHKPRTTHPLAQHIQITRDRTGLQQSILKVPNWLKNKDKTQQSTGLDVSGGHQEDEPEEEDACSQMMGNALSNSSCADISVTTTGPALKHFNRSKSNIETFTTSQPKIISTTNASLAAVALAAASVKCKTIPANHQHSHHHNHHQGSDRGQADGGSNQQDSDFDEFSSQDEDEEDTGPVKGQQVPQSQLQSQNQMPTQHFYQNAQDLQKGGGHGHGQGQGQVLGRCKALYSYTPKLYDELELSPGDIIEVHAKQDDGWWLGALRNHIGIFPATYVEEC, encoded by the exons ATGCAAACTCTTGGCGAGCACGAACACCAGCCGAAGACGACGACGGTGTCGATTCCgttcggtttcggttttgtTCTCTTGGCCGCTCTATTCTATTGCGTCTTTGGTTTTCTGCGACGTCCGCTGCGGCGTTGGCGTCGACGGATGCAGAGGATGAGCAGAGGCAATAATTCGGGCCGCCGCAGACATATGCATGCGCACGTTTACAGGCGTGCACGCACTCACACACGTCATGTGCAGAGGATCGGGATAGAGTTCGAGCAGTTACCGAAACTAATTTTGCGACTCTTTACACAGAAATCCGTGATGAACCACCTACGGGTGCACAAATTCAAGATCGGCGGCAAGGACAGCAGCGCCGTTTCTGCAGCGGTTGCGGTTGCTGCCGATCCCTCGGACAACAATAACGGCAATCAcacgaacaacaacaacaaccagaaTGGAAACGGTGGCGGCGGTGCCAAAGGATTCCTCACGCGCATCAAACGGTACTCGGTGCTTGGCAACAAACTAAGTCGCCGCCACCTGGGGAGCCTCAACCTACAGTCGTCTGCGGCCGGAGCGGAGAGGGGCGCCGATGGAGAGCGGCTTGGCTCTGGGCAGTCGCCCGGCAAGACTATATCCGGCAGCTACAACATGACCGGCAGCCACTCGGAGGACCATCGCCTGGAGATCGGTGCCCCGGTGCTGATATCGACCACCACATTGGATACGGACCGCTTTGATGTGACTGAGGCCCGACTCAAGCAGATCGGCGGCGGCATTGCCCAGACCTCCACCATAGTGCGCACCCTGACGCCGCGCAGCTCCGACGAGGAGGAGTTTTTGGATGCCCGCTGCACTCAGCTGGATCGAGATGAGCGGGATGAGGCGGAGGAGTTTCAGACGCCCATTCATCAGCCACAGGAAGAAGAACACgaggagccacagccacagaagGAAGAGCCAGCGCCACAAAAGGAAGTAGagtcacagccacagcgaCACTCACAGGAGGATTTGCAAGAAGATCTACttgaggaggaggaagagaaGATGGTGATGCCACCGATGCGACGGGCCAACATCGCTCGCCAGCAGCAGGCCATGTCCGTGCAGAATCTGCACAGAACCGAACTGAAAGTCTACCTGCACAAATCGCCCTCGATGACGCTCGACATGAACGTGACGGCTCCGGGGCATCTGGGCCCAGGCCTCAACATGCCAGAGCTGCCGGAGCTGTATGGCGACAGCAAGCTGAGCCTGGCGGCCAGCGACAGGGACAACAACAAGGAGAATACACCAGTGGATGGTATGCCCATCGCcaatggaggaggaggattCCTGTCGCAGCAGTCGCGCTTCAAGAGCATCGAATCGTTCCAGCTGCACAGCCGCTCGAAGCGCAGCTCCTCTCAACCGAGCTCCAAGCAGAGCTCCAAGATGAGCCTCGACTGCTCCGTGCACAGTTTCGACTTCGACTTCAAGTCGGTCAGCTATCAGAGCCTGAATGCCCAGAACCTGATGGTGTCCATTGACGAGCTGCAGGAAATCACGCGCCAGATCAACGAGACGGAGGACTTCACCAAGGAGGTGGATCTGGAGTACTGCGAGCACCGGGATCAGCTGCGTCCCAGCGAGCGTCGCATCACGCTGCTGAAGAACAAGAACCAGACGCTCATTCACTTCAACCAGCAGAAGGAGAAGCTGCGCAAGGGCTGGCACGGCATGAAGCACTGGCTCGGGGAGGAGGGCACTCGCCTCAAGGAGGCCGTTCGCCAGCAGACGCCCCTCAAGCGTCTGGCCCGCTCGCGCAGTAATCTGAATCAATCGACCACGGACGCGAGTCGTCTGTCCATATCGCCGGAACGCAATACGCGCGACACCACCGAGAGCTGTGAGGATATCACCAATCGCACGGAACTGGACTCCTCCATGTCCCAGAGGGCACTCAGCGATGAGGATTTGTCACCAAATGCCAAACGCTTCAAGGATGAG GGCCAGAATGGATTCGAGGAACTGCGTCGCTACATCAAGCAGGGCGGAGATTTCAGCAAGGAGCTCATATTCGTCCTGCAGGAGCG TGCCGATTCCGAATTGATTTACTCCAAATCGCTCTCGAAGCTGGCCAATAAGCTGAACAAGGCTGGCCGAGAGATACCTGGGAGTGTGGCGGATGCCTGGCGCGGCGTGGCCACCGAAATGGAGAGCCGCAGCGATATCCACCGCCAGCTGGCGGCCTCCCTCACCGATGAGCTGGTCAAGCCGCTCAAGGTGGTCGTCGAGAGTCACCACAAGGCGCGCAAAGCG GTCGAAAGTACTGTGGATAAGGCCGCCCGGGTACTCAGCGAATGGCGCATAACGGAGGCCAAGGCCAAGAAGGCTTCGCATACAGCGGCGCGTGAGAACGAGAAGCTGCAGGACGCCATGCTGGATGTGCGTATCCAGAAGTCGCCATCCATTGCCATGCTCCACCAGGGCCCCAACAAGATCTCGGCCGAAAAGGAGCTAAAGAACGCTGAGAAGGACTGCGTAAAGCTGGACAACAAGCGCAAGAAGGCAGAGGAGGCTGTCAAGCGAGCCGATGTCGAGTACTACACgatgtgtgtgcgtgccgaACGGGCACGCGTCGACTGGGAGATGGCCGTGCTCCGGGGCAGCTCCCAGCTGCAGACCAACGAGCAGCAGCGTCTCGCGAATATGCACAACTTTGCCCAGCAATACGGGCGCCTCATCTCCGATATAAATCCGATTCTCGGTGGCCTCACCTGCCGCCTGCAACCGCAGCTGGATGCGTGCAATGTCGACAAGGATATGCTGGTGGTAAGCAACATCCGCCACCATTCAGAGGGCCCCAGCGAGCAGCTACTGCCCGACTTTTACTGCGAACACACCACACTGGCCATGAATCGAGAACGGCGAAAGCATGCGCTCATCAAACTCCTACAGCTGGTGAAAACCGATCTGGAACGCGAACGAAAGTCACGCGACGGCCTCCGTGGCCTCTCCCAGTCGTTAAACAACCAGGAGAACCAAAACATCACCGACAAGTTGTATCAC ATTCGATCCATGCTCACGTATCTGGAGGGATCACGCATCAAACTGCAGTCGGCCCTCCTGGAGCTGGACCACAAGCCCCGCACCACACATCCCCTGGCACAGCACATTCAG ATCACGCGGGATCGCACTGGCCTCCAGCAGAGCATTCTCAAGGTCCCCAATTGGCTGAAGAACAAAGACAAGACGCAGCAGTCCACAGGACTGGATGTGAGTGGAGGCCACCAGGAGGATGAaccggaggaggaggatgccTGCTCCCAAATGATGGGCAATGCGCTCAGCAACAGCTCCTGTGCGGACATCAGTGTGACGACGACGGGGCCAGCGCTGAAGCACTTCAATCGGAGCAAGAGCAACATTGAGACCTTCACCACCAGCCAACCAAAGATAATCTCCACGACGAACGCCTCGCTGGCCGCTGTGGCACTGGCGGCGGCGTCTGTCAAATGCAAGACCATACCAGCGAACCATCAGCACAGCCATCATCACAACCATCACCAGGGCAGTGATCGCGGCCAAGCAGACGGCGGCTCCAATCAGCAGGATTCGGACTTTGATGAATTCAGTTCACAAgacgaggatgaggaggaCACGGGCCCCGTCAAGGGGCAGCAGGTACCACAAAGCCAGTTGCAGTCGCAAAACCAGATGCCGACGCAGCATTTCTACCAGAATGCGCAGGATTTGCAGAAGGGCGGCGGTCATGGCCATGGTCAGGGTCAGGGCCAAGTGCTTGGACGATGCAAGGCGCTCTACAGCTACACACCAAAGCTTTACGATGAACTGGAACTGAGTCCCGGCGACATCATCGAAGTTCATGCCAAGCAGGATGACGGCTGGTGGCTGGGGGCCCTGCGGAATCACATTGGCATCTTCCCTGCCACTTATGTGGAGGAGTGCTAG
- the LOC108154240 gene encoding uncharacterized protein LOC108154240 isoform X2, protein MNHLRVHKFKIGGKDSSAVSAAVAVAADPSDNNNGNHTNNNNNQNGNGGGGAKGFLTRIKRYSVLGNKLSRRHLGSLNLQSSAAGAERGADGERLGSGQSPGKTISGSYNMTGSHSEDHRLEIGAPVLISTTTLDTDRFDVTEARLKQIGGGIAQTSTIVRTLTPRSSDEEEFLDARCTQLDRDERDEAEEFQTPIHQPQEEEHEEPQPQKEEPAPQKEVESQPQRHSQEDLQEDLLEEEEEKMVMPPMRRANIARQQQAMSVQNLHRTELKVYLHKSPSMTLDMNVTAPGHLGPGLNMPELPELYGDSKLSLAASDRDNNKENTPVDGMPIANGGGGFLSQQSRFKSIESFQLHSRSKRSSSQPSSKQSSKMSLDCSVHSFDFDFKSVSYQSLNAQNLMVSIDELQEITRQINETEDFTKEVDLEYCEHRDQLRPSERRITLLKNKNQTLIHFNQQKEKLRKGWHGMKHWLGEEGTRLKEAVRQQTPLKRLARSRSNLNQSTTDASRLSISPERNTRDTTESCEDITNRTELDSSMSQRALSDEDLSPNAKRFKDEGQNGFEELRRYIKQGGDFSKELIFVLQERADSELIYSKSLSKLANKLNKAGREIPGSVADAWRGVATEMESRSDIHRQLAASLTDELVKPLKVVVESHHKARKAVESTVDKAARVLSEWRITEAKAKKASHTAARENEKLQDAMLDVRIQKSPSIAMLHQGPNKISAEKELKNAEKDCVKLDNKRKKAEEAVKRADVEYYTMCVRAERARVDWEMAVLRGSSQLQTNEQQRLANMHNFAQQYGRLISDINPILGGLTCRLQPQLDACNVDKDMLVVSNIRHHSEGPSEQLLPDFYCEHTTLAMNRERRKHALIKLLQLVKTDLERERKSRDGLRGLSQSLNNQENQNITDKLYHIRSMLTYLEGSRIKLQSALLELDHKPRTTHPLAQHIQITRDRTGLQQSILKVPNWLKNKDKTQQSTGLDVSGGHQEDEPEEEDACSQMMGNALSNSSCADISVTTTGPALKHFNRSKSNIETFTTSQPKIISTTNASLAAVALAAASVKCKTIPANHQHSHHHNHHQGSDRGQADGGSNQQDSDFDEFSSQDEDEEDTGPVKGQQVPQSQLQSQNQMPTQHFYQNAQDLQKGGGHGHGQGQGQVLGRCKALYSYTPKLYDELELSPGDIIEVHAKQDDGWWLGALRNHIGIFPATYVEEC, encoded by the exons ATGAACCACCTACGGGTGCACAAATTCAAGATCGGCGGCAAGGACAGCAGCGCCGTTTCTGCAGCGGTTGCGGTTGCTGCCGATCCCTCGGACAACAATAACGGCAATCAcacgaacaacaacaacaaccagaaTGGAAACGGTGGCGGCGGTGCCAAAGGATTCCTCACGCGCATCAAACGGTACTCGGTGCTTGGCAACAAACTAAGTCGCCGCCACCTGGGGAGCCTCAACCTACAGTCGTCTGCGGCCGGAGCGGAGAGGGGCGCCGATGGAGAGCGGCTTGGCTCTGGGCAGTCGCCCGGCAAGACTATATCCGGCAGCTACAACATGACCGGCAGCCACTCGGAGGACCATCGCCTGGAGATCGGTGCCCCGGTGCTGATATCGACCACCACATTGGATACGGACCGCTTTGATGTGACTGAGGCCCGACTCAAGCAGATCGGCGGCGGCATTGCCCAGACCTCCACCATAGTGCGCACCCTGACGCCGCGCAGCTCCGACGAGGAGGAGTTTTTGGATGCCCGCTGCACTCAGCTGGATCGAGATGAGCGGGATGAGGCGGAGGAGTTTCAGACGCCCATTCATCAGCCACAGGAAGAAGAACACgaggagccacagccacagaagGAAGAGCCAGCGCCACAAAAGGAAGTAGagtcacagccacagcgaCACTCACAGGAGGATTTGCAAGAAGATCTACttgaggaggaggaagagaaGATGGTGATGCCACCGATGCGACGGGCCAACATCGCTCGCCAGCAGCAGGCCATGTCCGTGCAGAATCTGCACAGAACCGAACTGAAAGTCTACCTGCACAAATCGCCCTCGATGACGCTCGACATGAACGTGACGGCTCCGGGGCATCTGGGCCCAGGCCTCAACATGCCAGAGCTGCCGGAGCTGTATGGCGACAGCAAGCTGAGCCTGGCGGCCAGCGACAGGGACAACAACAAGGAGAATACACCAGTGGATGGTATGCCCATCGCcaatggaggaggaggattCCTGTCGCAGCAGTCGCGCTTCAAGAGCATCGAATCGTTCCAGCTGCACAGCCGCTCGAAGCGCAGCTCCTCTCAACCGAGCTCCAAGCAGAGCTCCAAGATGAGCCTCGACTGCTCCGTGCACAGTTTCGACTTCGACTTCAAGTCGGTCAGCTATCAGAGCCTGAATGCCCAGAACCTGATGGTGTCCATTGACGAGCTGCAGGAAATCACGCGCCAGATCAACGAGACGGAGGACTTCACCAAGGAGGTGGATCTGGAGTACTGCGAGCACCGGGATCAGCTGCGTCCCAGCGAGCGTCGCATCACGCTGCTGAAGAACAAGAACCAGACGCTCATTCACTTCAACCAGCAGAAGGAGAAGCTGCGCAAGGGCTGGCACGGCATGAAGCACTGGCTCGGGGAGGAGGGCACTCGCCTCAAGGAGGCCGTTCGCCAGCAGACGCCCCTCAAGCGTCTGGCCCGCTCGCGCAGTAATCTGAATCAATCGACCACGGACGCGAGTCGTCTGTCCATATCGCCGGAACGCAATACGCGCGACACCACCGAGAGCTGTGAGGATATCACCAATCGCACGGAACTGGACTCCTCCATGTCCCAGAGGGCACTCAGCGATGAGGATTTGTCACCAAATGCCAAACGCTTCAAGGATGAG GGCCAGAATGGATTCGAGGAACTGCGTCGCTACATCAAGCAGGGCGGAGATTTCAGCAAGGAGCTCATATTCGTCCTGCAGGAGCG TGCCGATTCCGAATTGATTTACTCCAAATCGCTCTCGAAGCTGGCCAATAAGCTGAACAAGGCTGGCCGAGAGATACCTGGGAGTGTGGCGGATGCCTGGCGCGGCGTGGCCACCGAAATGGAGAGCCGCAGCGATATCCACCGCCAGCTGGCGGCCTCCCTCACCGATGAGCTGGTCAAGCCGCTCAAGGTGGTCGTCGAGAGTCACCACAAGGCGCGCAAAGCG GTCGAAAGTACTGTGGATAAGGCCGCCCGGGTACTCAGCGAATGGCGCATAACGGAGGCCAAGGCCAAGAAGGCTTCGCATACAGCGGCGCGTGAGAACGAGAAGCTGCAGGACGCCATGCTGGATGTGCGTATCCAGAAGTCGCCATCCATTGCCATGCTCCACCAGGGCCCCAACAAGATCTCGGCCGAAAAGGAGCTAAAGAACGCTGAGAAGGACTGCGTAAAGCTGGACAACAAGCGCAAGAAGGCAGAGGAGGCTGTCAAGCGAGCCGATGTCGAGTACTACACgatgtgtgtgcgtgccgaACGGGCACGCGTCGACTGGGAGATGGCCGTGCTCCGGGGCAGCTCCCAGCTGCAGACCAACGAGCAGCAGCGTCTCGCGAATATGCACAACTTTGCCCAGCAATACGGGCGCCTCATCTCCGATATAAATCCGATTCTCGGTGGCCTCACCTGCCGCCTGCAACCGCAGCTGGATGCGTGCAATGTCGACAAGGATATGCTGGTGGTAAGCAACATCCGCCACCATTCAGAGGGCCCCAGCGAGCAGCTACTGCCCGACTTTTACTGCGAACACACCACACTGGCCATGAATCGAGAACGGCGAAAGCATGCGCTCATCAAACTCCTACAGCTGGTGAAAACCGATCTGGAACGCGAACGAAAGTCACGCGACGGCCTCCGTGGCCTCTCCCAGTCGTTAAACAACCAGGAGAACCAAAACATCACCGACAAGTTGTATCAC ATTCGATCCATGCTCACGTATCTGGAGGGATCACGCATCAAACTGCAGTCGGCCCTCCTGGAGCTGGACCACAAGCCCCGCACCACACATCCCCTGGCACAGCACATTCAG ATCACGCGGGATCGCACTGGCCTCCAGCAGAGCATTCTCAAGGTCCCCAATTGGCTGAAGAACAAAGACAAGACGCAGCAGTCCACAGGACTGGATGTGAGTGGAGGCCACCAGGAGGATGAaccggaggaggaggatgccTGCTCCCAAATGATGGGCAATGCGCTCAGCAACAGCTCCTGTGCGGACATCAGTGTGACGACGACGGGGCCAGCGCTGAAGCACTTCAATCGGAGCAAGAGCAACATTGAGACCTTCACCACCAGCCAACCAAAGATAATCTCCACGACGAACGCCTCGCTGGCCGCTGTGGCACTGGCGGCGGCGTCTGTCAAATGCAAGACCATACCAGCGAACCATCAGCACAGCCATCATCACAACCATCACCAGGGCAGTGATCGCGGCCAAGCAGACGGCGGCTCCAATCAGCAGGATTCGGACTTTGATGAATTCAGTTCACAAgacgaggatgaggaggaCACGGGCCCCGTCAAGGGGCAGCAGGTACCACAAAGCCAGTTGCAGTCGCAAAACCAGATGCCGACGCAGCATTTCTACCAGAATGCGCAGGATTTGCAGAAGGGCGGCGGTCATGGCCATGGTCAGGGTCAGGGCCAAGTGCTTGGACGATGCAAGGCGCTCTACAGCTACACACCAAAGCTTTACGATGAACTGGAACTGAGTCCCGGCGACATCATCGAAGTTCATGCCAAGCAGGATGACGGCTGGTGGCTGGGGGCCCTGCGGAATCACATTGGCATCTTCCCTGCCACTTATGTGGAGGAGTGCTAG
- the LOC108154240 gene encoding nostrin isoform X5, with protein sequence MSQFRDNSWGQNGFEELRRYIKQGGDFSKELIFVLQERADSELIYSKSLSKLANKLNKAGREIPGSVADAWRGVATEMESRSDIHRQLAASLTDELVKPLKVVVESHHKARKAVESTVDKAARVLSEWRITEAKAKKASHTAARENEKLQDAMLDVRIQKSPSIAMLHQGPNKISAEKELKNAEKDCVKLDNKRKKAEEAVKRADVEYYTMCVRAERARVDWEMAVLRGSSQLQTNEQQRLANMHNFAQQYGRLISDINPILGGLTCRLQPQLDACNVDKDMLVVSNIRHHSEGPSEQLLPDFYCEHTTLAMNRERRKHALIKLLQLVKTDLERERKSRDGLRGLSQSLNNQENQNITDKLYHIRSMLTYLEGSRIKLQSALLELDHKPRTTHPLAQHIQITRDRTGLQQSILKVPNWLKNKDKTQQSTGLDVSGGHQEDEPEEEDACSQMMGNALSNSSCADISVTTTGPALKHFNRSKSNIETFTTSQPKIISTTNASLAAVALAAASVKCKTIPANHQHSHHHNHHQGSDRGQADGGSNQQDSDFDEFSSQDEDEEDTGPVKGQQVPQSQLQSQNQMPTQHFYQNAQDLQKGGGHGHGQGQGQVLGRCKALYSYTPKLYDELELSPGDIIEVHAKQDDGWWLGALRNHIGIFPATYVEEC encoded by the exons GGCCAGAATGGATTCGAGGAACTGCGTCGCTACATCAAGCAGGGCGGAGATTTCAGCAAGGAGCTCATATTCGTCCTGCAGGAGCG TGCCGATTCCGAATTGATTTACTCCAAATCGCTCTCGAAGCTGGCCAATAAGCTGAACAAGGCTGGCCGAGAGATACCTGGGAGTGTGGCGGATGCCTGGCGCGGCGTGGCCACCGAAATGGAGAGCCGCAGCGATATCCACCGCCAGCTGGCGGCCTCCCTCACCGATGAGCTGGTCAAGCCGCTCAAGGTGGTCGTCGAGAGTCACCACAAGGCGCGCAAAGCG GTCGAAAGTACTGTGGATAAGGCCGCCCGGGTACTCAGCGAATGGCGCATAACGGAGGCCAAGGCCAAGAAGGCTTCGCATACAGCGGCGCGTGAGAACGAGAAGCTGCAGGACGCCATGCTGGATGTGCGTATCCAGAAGTCGCCATCCATTGCCATGCTCCACCAGGGCCCCAACAAGATCTCGGCCGAAAAGGAGCTAAAGAACGCTGAGAAGGACTGCGTAAAGCTGGACAACAAGCGCAAGAAGGCAGAGGAGGCTGTCAAGCGAGCCGATGTCGAGTACTACACgatgtgtgtgcgtgccgaACGGGCACGCGTCGACTGGGAGATGGCCGTGCTCCGGGGCAGCTCCCAGCTGCAGACCAACGAGCAGCAGCGTCTCGCGAATATGCACAACTTTGCCCAGCAATACGGGCGCCTCATCTCCGATATAAATCCGATTCTCGGTGGCCTCACCTGCCGCCTGCAACCGCAGCTGGATGCGTGCAATGTCGACAAGGATATGCTGGTGGTAAGCAACATCCGCCACCATTCAGAGGGCCCCAGCGAGCAGCTACTGCCCGACTTTTACTGCGAACACACCACACTGGCCATGAATCGAGAACGGCGAAAGCATGCGCTCATCAAACTCCTACAGCTGGTGAAAACCGATCTGGAACGCGAACGAAAGTCACGCGACGGCCTCCGTGGCCTCTCCCAGTCGTTAAACAACCAGGAGAACCAAAACATCACCGACAAGTTGTATCAC ATTCGATCCATGCTCACGTATCTGGAGGGATCACGCATCAAACTGCAGTCGGCCCTCCTGGAGCTGGACCACAAGCCCCGCACCACACATCCCCTGGCACAGCACATTCAG ATCACGCGGGATCGCACTGGCCTCCAGCAGAGCATTCTCAAGGTCCCCAATTGGCTGAAGAACAAAGACAAGACGCAGCAGTCCACAGGACTGGATGTGAGTGGAGGCCACCAGGAGGATGAaccggaggaggaggatgccTGCTCCCAAATGATGGGCAATGCGCTCAGCAACAGCTCCTGTGCGGACATCAGTGTGACGACGACGGGGCCAGCGCTGAAGCACTTCAATCGGAGCAAGAGCAACATTGAGACCTTCACCACCAGCCAACCAAAGATAATCTCCACGACGAACGCCTCGCTGGCCGCTGTGGCACTGGCGGCGGCGTCTGTCAAATGCAAGACCATACCAGCGAACCATCAGCACAGCCATCATCACAACCATCACCAGGGCAGTGATCGCGGCCAAGCAGACGGCGGCTCCAATCAGCAGGATTCGGACTTTGATGAATTCAGTTCACAAgacgaggatgaggaggaCACGGGCCCCGTCAAGGGGCAGCAGGTACCACAAAGCCAGTTGCAGTCGCAAAACCAGATGCCGACGCAGCATTTCTACCAGAATGCGCAGGATTTGCAGAAGGGCGGCGGTCATGGCCATGGTCAGGGTCAGGGCCAAGTGCTTGGACGATGCAAGGCGCTCTACAGCTACACACCAAAGCTTTACGATGAACTGGAACTGAGTCCCGGCGACATCATCGAAGTTCATGCCAAGCAGGATGACGGCTGGTGGCTGGGGGCCCTGCGGAATCACATTGGCATCTTCCCTGCCACTTATGTGGAGGAGTGCTAG